The genomic DNA GGCTCGCTCGTGCTGGGCTCGCCCGCGAAGGTGGTGCGTGAACTCAAGTCCGAGGAACGCGCTGGCCTCCGCTGGTGGGCGGACAAGTATGTGTGGAGCGCGGAGTATTATCTCCGGCACCGCATCGCCGTGGGCGCGGTGATTCCGAACTGAAGCCCGTCAGCTTACTTCGCCGCTTCGGGCGCGGCGTCCCTTGCGGGACGCGCCCGGCGCTCTCCGCGGTCGGGGCGCGGTCCGCGGCGGCCGCGCGCGTCCTTCGGCTGCTCGCCTTCATTCGCAGGAGGCGGCGCGACGGGCGCGGGCGGCGGTGTGGAGCTGACGACGGTGATCTTGAGCGTGGTCTTGACCTCCGGGTGGAGGCGCATCTCGACCTCGAGTTCGCCGAGCGACTTGATGGGTTTCTCGAGGTGGATTTTCTTCCGGTCGAGCGCGATTTCGAACTGGTTCTTGAGCTCGTCGGCAATGGTGCCGTTGGTGACGGCGCCGTGCATCTTGCCGTCCTCGCCCGTCTTGACCGTGATGGTCAGGAGCATCTTGGAGAGGCTCTTGGCGAGCTCGGTCATTGTGTTCAGCTCGTGGGCTTCGCGCTGGGCGCGGGCCTGCCGGAGTGCCTCGAGCCGGCGCTTGCCGACGGCCGTGTGGAGCAGGGCGAGACGGTGCGGCAGGAGGTAGTTGCGGGCGTAACCGGCGGCGACCTTCACTTGGTCACCTTCGGCGCCGAGGCCGACGATGTGCTGCAGCAGGATGATTTCAATCTTCTTGGCCATGGTGGGCGTATGTTGAAAGGGTGCGGGCGGTCGGGATCAGAACGGCACGTCGTCGTGCGGTTCGGCGGGCGGTTCATCGGGTTCGGCGGGCGTGGATTGGGCGGCCGGGGCGGCGGGGCGCGTGGTGGCGGCTGTCGAGGGGGAGGAACCTTCGCCTTGCGCGGGCCTGCCGCCGGAATCCATAAAGTGGAAGGACTCGCAAACCACTTTGAGTTTGCTGCGCTTCTGGCCGCTTTGCTTGTCGTCCCACTGGTCGAGCTTTAGCCGGCCCTCGATGAACACGGGCCGGCCCTTCTTGAGATACTGGCCCATGATCTCGGCGGTCTTTCCCCATGCCTCGACATCCACGAAGGTGACGTCTTCCTTTTTTTCGCCGGCCTGGTTGGTGAACACGCGGTTCACGGCGATTCCGAGATTGGCGATGGCGGTTCCCTGGGCGGTGAACTTCAACTCGGGGTCGCGGGTGAGATTCCCGGCCAGGAGGACTTTGTTGATGTTGGCGGCCATAAGCCAGTGGGGTCGGAGTGGGGGTGTCAAGCCGCCGGGATCAGCCCGGGTGTTGCGGCCTTCGGCGGCGGCGCGATCGTGAAAAGGGTGCGAAAGACGTCCGCGCTCATCTTGAACTTGTGCCGGAGCTTGGGCAGCGCCTTCGGGTCGGTCTCGAAAATGATGTTCACGTAGTAGCCGGAGGCGTGTTTCTTGTCGGCGACGCGCGTGAACGGGCGCTTGTCCATTTTCTGGACGGTCTCGACTTTGCCGCCCGCGGCGGCGATGTCGGCGGAGATGTGGTCGATGATTTCCTTCACGCCGTCTTCGCGTCCGGCGGTGTTCAGGATAAACAGGCCTTCGTATCGTTTCACTTCGTGTCCTTCTGCTCTGGGCCCTCGACGGGCCCGTTGAACTGACTCATTGCCTTCGACAACCCGCCCGCCAGCCAGCACTCGACCTGGCTTGCCGCGCGGTCCAAGACTGTCGCGACGCATTCGGCCTCGGCCTTCGCGAAGCGTCCCAGCACATGGCCGGTGATTTCCCGCACCGCCGGGTCGCGCCGGCCGATGCCCATCCGTAGCCGCGCGTAATGGCGCGTGCCGAGGTGCCGCTCCACGGACTCGAGCCCGTGATGCCCGCCCGCGCTGCCGTTGCCGCGCATGCGGATGCTGCCCAGCGGCAGGTCGGCATCGTCCACCGCCACGAGCACCCGTTCCAGCGGCACGTGGTAAAACGCGCGCGCCGCCTGCACGGCTGAGCCGCTCTCGTTCATGAACGTCTGCGGCTCGCAGAGCAACACGCGCCGGTCGGCGACTCCGGCCTCGGCCATGCGCGCGTCAAACTTTCTGACGGTCTTCCAGACGGCCCGCCAGCGCGCGGCGAGCGCATCGGCGAGCATGAACCCGATGTTGTGGCGCGTCCGTTCGTATTCGGCGCCCGGGTTGCCCAAGCCCGCGATGAGATACAGGTTCTCCATCGCAGCCTCGCAGTCGCCCGCGTCCGGTTCCCCGCCCAAGGCAGTGGCCGGAAGCACGGTCGAAAGCTACTTCTTTTTCTCCGGCTTCTTCTCTTCTTTTGCCGGTGCAGCGCCCTTGGCGGGGGCGGCGGCCTTGGCCGCGGCCTTGTCGTCGGGTTTTGCGGCGGCTCTGTCGCCCTTTGCGGCCTTCGCATCCTTCGCGTCGGCGGGGGCGGCGCCTTCTTCGTCTTTCTTTTCCTTGATCATCTCGACCTCGGTCGGCGCCTCGGCGGCGGCGGCCGCGGCCGCGGCCTCCTGCTCCTCGGTGATGGGCGCGACGACCGCGATGACGGGGACTTTCTTGTCACCCAAAATCTCGACGCCTTCGGGCGCAGGGATTTCGCCGATGTGGATGATCTTGCCGATGTCGAGGGCGGAGACGTCCACCGAAAGGGTTTCGGGAAGGTCCTTCGGGAAGGCGCGGATACGGAGCTTGAAGAGGACGTGTTCGAGGGTGCCGCCGTTCTTGACGCCGATGGCCTCGCCGACGGTTTCGACAGGGACGCTGATGGCGACCTTCTCGTCTTCCTTCACCTCGTGGAAGTCCACGTGGAGGACCTTGCCGGAAAGGGGATGGTGCTGGACCTCCTGCACGAGGGCGAGGCGCTTGGGGCGGTCGTCGCCGTTGACGGCGAGGTCCACGAGGATGTTCTCGGAGACCGAGTGCTTGAGGAGCAGGCTGAACTCCTTGTCGCTGAGCGCGAGGCTCTGGGACTGGAGTTGCCGGCCGTAAATGACGGCGGGCACGAGGCCCTGGGCCCGGAGTTTCTTGACCGCGGTGCGGCGGGTGGCCGTGCGCGGGGACGCGGAGAGTGCGACTGATTTCATGTCAAATTCTACCTCGGGTCCGCGGCTGAACCCACGTTCAGCCGGCGCGCCCGCCCTTAAATTCAAACAGCGATGTCACCGAGGAATTGCTGTGAATCCGCTTGATGGCTTCGCCGAGCATTCCTGCGACGGAAAGGGTCGTGATGCGCACCCCGTCTATCGCAGGGCGCTGGACAGTATCAGTGGTGATGAGTTCGTCAATCTTCGATTTGCGCAATCTTTCGATGCCCAGTTGATTGAGAATGGCGTGGGAAACGCAGGCGTAAATGCGCCTCGCGCCCTTGCGCCGGAGCAGCTTGGCCGCCGTCGTCAGCGTGCCGGCCGTCTCGGTCAGGTCGTCCACCAGCAGCACGTTCTTGCCGCGGATTTCGCCGATGACGCTCATGGACTCGACCTCGGTGGCGCTCTTGCGGCGCTTGGCGACGATGGCCAGTCCGGCCTCCAGGAACTGCGAATACGCGTAGGCCATCTTCAACCCGCCGACGTCGGGACTCACCACCACGAGGTCGGGGATTTCCTTGCCGAGCAGGTAGTCGAACATCACGGGCGCCGCGTAGAGATGGTCCACGGGGATGTCGAAGAAGCCCTGAATCTGCTGCGCGTGCAGGTCCATCGTCAGCACCCGGTTCGCGCCCGCGGCGACGAGCAGGTTGGCGACGAGCTTGGCCGTGATGGGCACGCGCGGCTGGTCTTTGCGATCCTGCCGCGCGTAACCGTAGAAGGGCAGCACCGCGGTGATGCGCGAGGCGCTCGACCGGCGCAGCGCGTCCATCATGATGAACAACTCCATCAAGTGATGGTTGGTCGGCGGACTCGTGGACTGGACGATGAACACATCCTCGCCGCGGACGTTCTCGTCAATCTTCACAAACGTCTCGCCATCGGGGAACGCCGACACGGTGCACTTGCCCAGATCGATGCCCATGTATTCGCAGATGGCCCTGGCAAGGGGCTCGTTGGATGTGCCGCTGAATACTTTCAAGGTGCGTGGCTCCGTGGGTCTCTCACGGCGACATGTTTTCCGTCCGTGGCCGCCGAGTTGTGCGCGGACTGTATCAGCGAGCAAAGGGCAGGCAAGTGCGAATCGGCCGCGACGCCACTCACACAACCTCCACCGGGCACTTGGGCAGGGAGTTGAGGAAGTCGCGGCCGTAGCGTTTGGCGAGGACGCGGTTGTCGAGGATGACGACGATGCCCGTGTCGGACTTGGTGCGGATGAGCCGGCCGACGCCCTGGCGGAATCTCAGCACGGCCTCGGGCAGCGAGAGTTCCATGAAGGAGTTGCCCCCGCGCGCCTCGATGGCCTCGAGCTTCGCCTCGATGAGCGGGTGGTCGGGCACGGCGAAGGGCAGCCGGGTGATGATCACGTTGCTCAACGCCTCGCCCGGCACGTCCACGCCCTGCCAGAAGCTCGCGGTGCCGAAGAGCACCGAGTTCACGTCCTCCTTGAAGTGCTCGAGCATCGTGTTGCGTGGCATGCCGGTGCCTTGGACGAAGCATTTCACGCCGAGCCGCCCGAAGAATGGCTCCATTCGCGAGCCGACGTCCTGCATGAGCTTCGTGCTTGTGAACAGCACGAACGCCTTGCCGTGGGTCATTTTCACGAAGTGCCCGATCCAATGCTCAAGGGCCCCGGCGTAGTCGGCGTCGCGCGGGTCGGGCATGCGGTTGGCGACGAACACCTTCATCTGCCGCTCGTAGTCGAAAGGCGAGCCCACCTGCAGCAGCGTGGCGTTTTCCGCGCCGACCTGCCGCGCGAAGTAATCCATCCCGCCGCCCGCTGTTGCGGGGTTCGGGCCGCGGGTTGCGGGCCTGGGCGGGCGTTCGGAATCCGCCGCCTCGATGCCGGGCGGTGAAACCTGCGTGGCCAGCGTCGCGCTGGTCATCACCACCGATGTCCCGCGTTCAAACAGCCGGCGGCGCAGGTAATCCGCCACGCGGACCGGCGCGGCGTTGAGCGAGAGGGTGCGCTGCACCTTGCCGCCGCGCTCGACCCAGTAAACGTGATCCTCGGCGGTCTGGCTCAGGAATGCCGCCACGGCGCCCCGCAGTTCGAGCAGCCGCCGGTTGCATTCGGCGAGTTCCTCCGCCATTTCCTTGTCCCCGGACTGCTTGATCAGCTCGCTCACGGCCTCGCGCACGCGCGTGATCGG from Verrucomicrobiota bacterium includes the following:
- a CDS encoding ribose-phosphate pyrophosphokinase, which codes for MKVFSGTSNEPLARAICEYMGIDLGKCTVSAFPDGETFVKIDENVRGEDVFIVQSTSPPTNHHLMELFIMMDALRRSSASRITAVLPFYGYARQDRKDQPRVPITAKLVANLLVAAGANRVLTMDLHAQQIQGFFDIPVDHLYAAPVMFDYLLGKEIPDLVVVSPDVGGLKMAYAYSQFLEAGLAIVAKRRKSATEVESMSVIGEIRGKNVLLVDDLTETAGTLTTAAKLLRRKGARRIYACVSHAILNQLGIERLRKSKIDELITTDTVQRPAIDGVRITTLSVAGMLGEAIKRIHSNSSVTSLFEFKGGRAG
- a CDS encoding 50S ribosomal protein L9 encodes the protein MAKKIEIILLQHIVGLGAEGDQVKVAAGYARNYLLPHRLALLHTAVGKRRLEALRQARAQREAHELNTMTELAKSLSKMLLTITVKTGEDGKMHGAVTNGTIADELKNQFEIALDRKKIHLEKPIKSLGELEVEMRLHPEVKTTLKITVVSSTPPPAPVAPPPANEGEQPKDARGRRGPRPDRGERRARPARDAAPEAAK
- the ssb gene encoding single-stranded DNA-binding protein codes for the protein MAANINKVLLAGNLTRDPELKFTAQGTAIANLGIAVNRVFTNQAGEKKEDVTFVDVEAWGKTAEIMGQYLKKGRPVFIEGRLKLDQWDDKQSGQKRSKLKVVCESFHFMDSGGRPAQGEGSSPSTAATTRPAAPAAQSTPAEPDEPPAEPHDDVPF
- a CDS encoding aminoacyl-tRNA hydrolase, translated to MLPATALGGEPDAGDCEAAMENLYLIAGLGNPGAEYERTRHNIGFMLADALAARWRAVWKTVRKFDARMAEAGVADRRVLLCEPQTFMNESGSAVQAARAFYHVPLERVLVAVDDADLPLGSIRMRGNGSAGGHHGLESVERHLGTRHYARLRMGIGRRDPAVREITGHVLGRFAKAEAECVATVLDRAASQVECWLAGGLSKAMSQFNGPVEGPEQKDTK
- a CDS encoding 50S ribosomal protein L25 — encoded protein: MKSVALSASPRTATRRTAVKKLRAQGLVPAVIYGRQLQSQSLALSDKEFSLLLKHSVSENILVDLAVNGDDRPKRLALVQEVQHHPLSGKVLHVDFHEVKEDEKVAISVPVETVGEAIGVKNGGTLEHVLFKLRIRAFPKDLPETLSVDVSALDIGKIIHIGEIPAPEGVEILGDKKVPVIAVVAPITEEQEAAAAAAAAEAPTEVEMIKEKKDEEGAAPADAKDAKAAKGDRAAAKPDDKAAAKAAAPAKGAAPAKEEKKPEKKK
- a CDS encoding 30S ribosomal protein S6, with the protein product MRRDSLGPRGKPGRVLAGGRVVEGNESVQRARRGPRAEGHEVKRYEGLFILNTAGREDGVKEIIDHISADIAAAGGKVETVQKMDKRPFTRVADKKHASGYYVNIIFETDPKALPKLRHKFKMSADVFRTLFTIAPPPKAATPGLIPAA